CCATTCTGTCGATATCATTGGTCATATTGAAGATGTGCCGGCACGGAGGCTGGCACCCACCAATACTTCTACTCTCAATCGGACATTAATTTTGGTAATTGTTATAAAAACTTGCTCTGCTTTCTCTATTTCGTTCAGAAGTCTACCACTTTGCCGTCATAGGCCATCTCATGGCTGATCGTAGAACCTCTTGCGAGCATGTCATTGTTCATATGTGTTAGAATCAGCCGCCTGGGATGTATCTCCGTGAGGTGTTTTTCCAGCGTGCTAAGATTCAGATGATACCTGATCGCCTTCTCATAGAAATAAGCCTCACAAACAAAAAGATCGGCTCCACGAGCTGCTTCCGCCAGCTCGTCGCACCAGTCTGCATCGCCGGAATACGTTAGAATGCGTCCCTCCGTCTCCACGCGAAGTGCGAAAGACAGCGACGCTGCAACGTGTTCGGTACTGACCACGTACGGAGTAACTGCCAAGTCGTTTACAACGGTCTGCACCCGAGGCTCCAATTCCAGAATTCGTATTTCGAATTTCTGCGGAATTTTGGAAGATCGGGGAAAGAACAGATCCATTGCTTGTGGCAACAGGCTGCGCAATCCCGGTGGTCCGGCGATCGTCAACGGAGTACTACGTTTCGAGAATTGTGCGTCGAGGATGAAATATGGCAGTCCTCCAAAGTGATCGACGTGATAATGCGTGATGAGGATTGTCTCAATGGAATCCGGCGAAACGCCGAATTGCTTCATGGCAATGAGGGACGATGCTCCGCAGTCCAGAAGAAATCGAGTGGTTGCGCTTTCCACCAGCATGCATGTGTTGAACCGCCCTCCACTTCCGAATGCGTCTCCGCTACCGAGAAATTGTAGCCGCATGGCTCAGTCTCCTTGTGCACCGCGTCGTGGAGCAAATGTTGGGGCCTTCCGGTAGAGAGGGTTCCGTATACGTTTCTCAGGGACACTTCGCGAAGATAGACCTGGAGGCAGACAAACAGCAAGAGAATTGTTGTCCGCTATTTTTCTGATCTCGCCTGCTTCGGGTACGATTCCGCCGACCTATTTCGAGAATAATCCGCAGCCCCATTCGGATCGGATGATCTCTTGTTCGAGTCTGATATCGCCATGAGCCAGTATGTTTTTTACTTGATCCCACTGGTCCAGAGGAACGCCGGAGACGATCAAGTATCGTCGAAACAGGCTCGCGAGCAGATCCTTGTTGGCCATGAGCGTCATGGGATCGAGATTGGCCGTTACGATATCTGCAGACTCCCGGGTTTCCCGAAGTGACGCGCACGCCAATTTTACCGAATCTCCGACATTATTCAGCTCAAGATTCTTGCGAGCGGATTCCACAGCAACCGGATCGTTGTCTACAGCTCGAACATCGGATGCTCCCAGTTTCACGCCCGCAATGGCAAGAATTCCGGATCCGCATCCCATGTCCAGCATCGTGAAACTCTCATGGGTTTTCCTTAATTGAGTTACAGCTTCTTCGAGAAGTTCGAGACATCCCCGGGTTGTTTCGTGGGTCCCGGTTCCGAATGCCTCCGCTGGTTCAATGATTATCAGATGTCTCTCGGTGGAGTCGGGAACCAGCCAGGGCGGAGCTATCAACAACGTCTCTCCGATATTCATCAGTTGAAAATTGTCTTGCCAAAGAGTTGCCCAGTTCTCGTGCTCAATGATGGAGACTTCCAGCCGAGGTTCCGGAGCGCCCGGGAAAAGCTCGCGTAACGATACAACGTACCTGAGGAGATCCGCGTGGACGGCTTCCCAATTTTCGGTGGGAAAATATGCGGTTATCACTGCCTGTTCTTCCGAGGTATCTTCCAGCACAAGTCCTTCGGACCCGTGTTCGTGGCAGAAATTGGCGACTGCATCTGCCAGGTCACGAACCACAAAGATACGTGCATTCATCCATTTCAGATTGGCTGTATTCATCCGAATTATCCTGCGTATAAATCTTCAGAGGAATTATATACCAAGTGACGACAGGAGTACGGTCGAGGCCGTGTGCACGAGGAAAAAAGCGCGGCATGTGGGGATTAAAGAATGCTACCGCATGGAGAGGAAGGGATGCGGGGAGACCTGCACTCCCCGCGACTTGCCTGCATGATCAAACACTACCTGAGACATAGCTACCCGGCACGGTGCCGGTTCTCTAATCGGTGGATTTCATACACTGTTTGGCTTCTTCTGAAGCTTGTCGGTAAAGCTCTCGAAATTTGTTCTCCAGTGCCCTATTTTCGTCGTATTGAGTGAAGAGTTGATCTATTGCGGCAATTGTGGCCTCATTCTTGGGCTGCCGCGCCATGGCTTCAATCTGCTGCATGAGCACTTTGGCGATACGATTATGCTGCGTTGAACGAGCTTCATACGCACGCGCCTGATTCAAGAGCTCCTGGCATACGACGAGAAACTGCGTACGCTCTGTGCCGGCGTACCCATTTGAAGCGCATATTCCCAGAATCAAGAGAACGATGATTATTGAAGCTGCCCTGAGGTTCATCTGTGACCCTCTCGATTTTTCTTGCCCATATAGCACATTAAGATATTTTTTAAAATATTTTTTTAGTATTTATGGATAACCATCAATTATTTTTAGCTTAAGCATCAAGGTGAGTCAAAAAAACGCGCGCCGCTTGCGCATTGCTCACAGGCTGATTTTATGCAACAATCATAACTGTCTCTTTATAATGGCGAAAAATGTGCATATGAAATTCCCGCGGTGCCGTGGTTTCCGACGCACTAAACGGATATTGAAGACACGCTTGGTCCTGCCCTGTCCTCTCTGGACCCAAAGCCCTTCTGCTCCAAGTTCATGAGCTCAAGAGAAGGGACCTTTGATAAGGCTTTGCGGCTGTTCTCATTCGCCTTATATTGGACCGCGAATTTTCCGTGACATGCTTTGTACCAATGGGCTATCAAAGAGGTCACAATGCTGAAGCCGGCTCCGGTGGGTCTCCGAAGCGAAGTCAGGCTGTGCCGTCCGTAGCGGAGGAAATGTCATAAGCATAATCCGCCAGGATCCGAAGAATCGACAAAAGGCCATTGAGGAGGAAACTCGTGGAAGATCCCTTCAGAACCATTGAATGGAAGGGCGATCATATCAGGCTTTTGGATCAGACGTTGCTCCCTTCAAGGGAGGAATACATCGCCATACGAACTGTCGACGAAATGTGCGACGCCATTTACCGCTTGGCTGTCAGGGGAGCTCCAGCTATCGGTGTGGCTGCCTGCATGGGTGTCGCACTCGGGATGTTGACTGCACCTGAAGATAATCGCGAGGAATTCGACACGCGTTTCAAAGCCATTTGTGCTCAAATCAGCGCGACTAGACCGACCGCAGTGAATCTCTTCTGGGCAGTCGAGCGGATGGAAAAGCTGTTTCAGGCTGCATCCGGGATGGCTCCGGCGCAAATCAAGGAACTCCTGGTGGCGGAAGCAATCGCAGCAGAGCGGGAAGACCGGACCATTTGTGAGAATATCGGTCTTATGGGTCGAGACCTCATCGATGATGGCGACACCATACTCACACACTGCAATGCAGGGGGGTTGGCTACGGCAGGATATGGGACCGCTTTGGGGGTCATTCGTGCCGCTTTTGAACAGGGCAAGAAAATAAAGGTATTTTCGGACGAAACCAGGCCCTTGAACCAGGGCTCCAGGATTACGTGCTGGGAGCTGCAGAAGCTTGCCATTCCCGTAACGCTCATCACGGATAGCACGGCTGGATCGCTGATGCAGAGAGGCCTTATTCAGAAGGTAATTGTCGGAGCGGACCGGATTGCATTCAACGGTGACGCAGCGAACAAAATCGGTACTTATTCCGTGGCGGTTCTTGCTCACTATCACAAGATCCCTTTTTATGTGGCCGCTCCTCTTTCCACAATAGACAAGAAGATCGATTCGGGAACCCAAATTCGTATTGAAGAGAGAGACCCGTGCGAGGTCACTCACATCGGTGGAATCTGTGTAGCCCCGTCAGATGTACGAGCGCTCAATTACGCGTTCGACGTGACTCCTCACGAGCTCATAGCAGGAATAATCACGGAATGCGGGGTGGCCCGAGATCCGTTTGTCAAAGATTTTGAGAGTTTCTTCTCTCGATAAAGGCGATGGAGCAAATCGATGAAGCTGGTATTTCGAGATCCGGTTTCCGGCCGATTACTGGACAACATAGAAATTGTTGAAGCAGATACCGGAAAGAAAATGGGCAGGTTGGACGCCGCTCATGCGATAGAGGCTCAGCGAAGCAAGAACTACACTATGGACACGGATTTGTACGAACTCACCATGGCTGCCGGATACAAAGTCATGAAAAGGTCAAATCAGCGTGCCTGCTTCGATCTGTATTATCGGCAAAACCCCGATGATGGCGCTTTCTGCATTTTTGCCGGTCTTGAGAGCGTCATTCGTTACATCAACAATCTCGCTTTTTATCCTGATGATATCGAATATTTGAGATCGCTCGGGTTATTTCCGGACGAGGCGCTGGAGTACTTGTCCAACGGTCTGCAATTCACGGGCGATGTCTGGGCAGTTCCCGAAGGATCCGTGGTGTTCCCGAACGAGCCACTGATAAGAGTCGTAGCGCCCATAGCTGAAGCACAGGTGTTGGAGACCACGTTGCTTGCTCTTGTGGGCCATCAGACGCTCATTGCCACCAAAGCGGCCAGGCTCTGCATAGCAAGTCGCGGAGCCCCCGTGGTTGATTTCGGGACACGCAGGGCTCACGGTGTTCATGCCGCATTATATGGCGCAAGGGCGGCGTACATAGGTGGGGTGGTAGGCACCTCGAATGTGAAAGCGGGTAAAATGTTCGGGATTCCCGTGAGGGGAACTCATGCCCATAGCTGGGTAGAGAGTTTCGATACGGAAATAGAAGCTTTCGAGGCTTTCGCCAAGGTGTTTCCGGACAATAGTGTGCTGCTGGTCGATACGTACGACACGCTTCAAGGAATCGCAAATGCCATAGAAGTAGCAGAGCGCATGCGATCTGAAGGCCGTGAGCTCAAAGCAATTCGAATCGACAGCGGCGATCTCGCATACTATTCCAAAGAAGCGCGCGGTATGCTGGACCAGGCCGGATTCCAGGGTGTACAAATACTTGCCAGCGGGGATCTGGATGAATGGCTCATAGAAAGCCTGAGAGATCAAGGTGCGCGTGTGGATGTCTGGTGCGTGGGAACACGGCTTATAACCTCGTACCATACGCCTGCCCTGGGGGTTGTGTACAAGCTCATGGCCGCAGATTCGGCCGGCGGACCGATGCAGCCGAAAATAAAGATCTCTCAGAATCCGAGGAAGGTCACGAATCCCGGATTGAAGAAAATTATCCGTTTCTACAACGGGAACGATCGGATGATTGGGGATTTGCTCACGTCGGATGACGAACCGATACCGAATGGCGAGTACGTACGGGCTCACCACCCCATGTACGATTATATGAAAAAAGTATACAAGCCGCCGTACAAGGCCCAGGAGTTGATGATCCCGGTTTTCAGAGAAGGAAAGCAGGTCTACGATCCGCCGAGTCTCGAAGAAATCCGGAAGCGTGCCGCAAAAGACATAGAGCGACTCGAGCCCGAGTACAAGAGATTTTCCAATCCCCACATTTATAAGGTCTCTCTGTCCGATTCGATCTATCGCATGAAGAAGGAGTTGCTCAACTATTATCAGGAGACGTTGCAATAGTGAGGTCGTTCAGCATATATATGTAAAGTTTTTATGTATTTTCTTAGGGTGCGGAGGGATCAGATAGATACTGGAGCTGATGAATGGCAGATAAGGAGAAGGAAGGCCCTTCCTTTGAATTCGAAGAGACAGATTTTGACTTATTGAAAGCGGACGGCGATCTGGCCGAGACGATCGACGTGGGAGCCTTGTTCACGTCGGAATTTACCGAGACCGGGAGCTTTGACGTCAGTATGTACGATCAAACCGGTCTAGGTAAGTTACTGAATGGCTTACCGATTCCTGCGATGATGATCTCGAGATCCGGCACCGTGGTTTTTGCCAATGCATCCTGTGAGAAGATTGCTTCCGATAACGGAATATCCCCGGGACTTCATTTTCAGAATCTGTTCACTCGTCAAGACCAGGCGGAGAGAGCACAGGAGCTTTTCAAGCGAGTTATTTCTCAGGGAAAACCGCAAGTCGGAGAAGTGCTATTCGGAAAGGACCGGCGCAAAGTAGTGGGCAGGCTGCATCTCCGCTCAGTCAGAGCATGGGATGAACACCTGATTCTTGCAGTAGTAGAGGATCTCACTGCTGAGAAGAAAAAGATTATCATTGCGCGCAAACATCAGGAACTATCCCGGCAGACGCGAGAGGAGCTTGAGAATAGGGTCCAGGACCGAACTGCCGAGCTGATCAAGGCGAACAAGAAGCTTCAGTACGAAATTGCATATCGTAAACGAGCGGAAGTGCTTTTGCGCAAGAGCGAAAGCAAATTTCGGGCAATGTTCGAGACTGCTCCGGTTGCGATCATGGAAATCGAGATCAGTGCTCTGAAAGCAGCGATACAGACGCTTCGCAAAACAGGCATGGATGATTTTTCCGCTCATCTCGAGGATAATTCGGAATTTCTGGTGGAAGCGTGGGACCTTGTGCAAATGGTGGATGTCAACGATGCCGCCGTAAAGCTGTATCGTGCTTCCGGAAAATCGGAGCTTCTTAAAACTCCGAGCATCTTTGCCCCCGAAGCTATTGATTTGTTCAGGGAAATCGTCTTGGCAATCGCCGATGAAACCCCTGTGGTGGAAATAGAGACAATCACCAG
The sequence above is a segment of the Desulfomonile tiedjei DSM 6799 genome. Coding sequences within it:
- a CDS encoding 50S ribosomal protein L11 methyltransferase produces the protein MNTANLKWMNARIFVVRDLADAVANFCHEHGSEGLVLEDTSEEQAVITAYFPTENWEAVHADLLRYVVSLRELFPGAPEPRLEVSIIEHENWATLWQDNFQLMNIGETLLIAPPWLVPDSTERHLIIIEPAEAFGTGTHETTRGCLELLEEAVTQLRKTHESFTMLDMGCGSGILAIAGVKLGASDVRAVDNDPVAVESARKNLELNNVGDSVKLACASLRETRESADIVTANLDPMTLMANKDLLASLFRRYLIVSGVPLDQWDQVKNILAHGDIRLEQEIIRSEWGCGLFSK
- the mtnA gene encoding S-methyl-5-thioribose-1-phosphate isomerase; its protein translation is MEDPFRTIEWKGDHIRLLDQTLLPSREEYIAIRTVDEMCDAIYRLAVRGAPAIGVAACMGVALGMLTAPEDNREEFDTRFKAICAQISATRPTAVNLFWAVERMEKLFQAASGMAPAQIKELLVAEAIAAEREDRTICENIGLMGRDLIDDGDTILTHCNAGGLATAGYGTALGVIRAAFEQGKKIKVFSDETRPLNQGSRITCWELQKLAIPVTLITDSTAGSLMQRGLIQKVIVGADRIAFNGDAANKIGTYSVAVLAHYHKIPFYVAAPLSTIDKKIDSGTQIRIEERDPCEVTHIGGICVAPSDVRALNYAFDVTPHELIAGIITECGVARDPFVKDFESFFSR
- a CDS encoding nicotinate phosphoribosyltransferase, which gives rise to MKLVFRDPVSGRLLDNIEIVEADTGKKMGRLDAAHAIEAQRSKNYTMDTDLYELTMAAGYKVMKRSNQRACFDLYYRQNPDDGAFCIFAGLESVIRYINNLAFYPDDIEYLRSLGLFPDEALEYLSNGLQFTGDVWAVPEGSVVFPNEPLIRVVAPIAEAQVLETTLLALVGHQTLIATKAARLCIASRGAPVVDFGTRRAHGVHAALYGARAAYIGGVVGTSNVKAGKMFGIPVRGTHAHSWVESFDTEIEAFEAFAKVFPDNSVLLVDTYDTLQGIANAIEVAERMRSEGRELKAIRIDSGDLAYYSKEARGMLDQAGFQGVQILASGDLDEWLIESLRDQGARVDVWCVGTRLITSYHTPALGVVYKLMAADSAGGPMQPKIKISQNPRKVTNPGLKKIIRFYNGNDRMIGDLLTSDDEPIPNGEYVRAHHPMYDYMKKVYKPPYKAQELMIPVFREGKQVYDPPSLEEIRKRAAKDIERLEPEYKRFSNPHIYKVSLSDSIYRMKKELLNYYQETLQ
- a CDS encoding MBL fold metallo-hydrolase, producing MRLQFLGSGDAFGSGGRFNTCMLVESATTRFLLDCGASSLIAMKQFGVSPDSIETILITHYHVDHFGGLPYFILDAQFSKRSTPLTIAGPPGLRSLLPQAMDLFFPRSSKIPQKFEIRILELEPRVQTVVNDLAVTPYVVSTEHVAASLSFALRVETEGRILTYSGDADWCDELAEAARGADLFVCEAYFYEKAIRYHLNLSTLEKHLTEIHPRRLILTHMNNDMLARGSTISHEMAYDGKVVDF
- a CDS encoding sensor domain-containing diguanylate cyclase; protein product: MADKEKEGPSFEFEETDFDLLKADGDLAETIDVGALFTSEFTETGSFDVSMYDQTGLGKLLNGLPIPAMMISRSGTVVFANASCEKIASDNGISPGLHFQNLFTRQDQAERAQELFKRVISQGKPQVGEVLFGKDRRKVVGRLHLRSVRAWDEHLILAVVEDLTAEKKKIIIARKHQELSRQTREELENRVQDRTAELIKANKKLQYEIAYRKRAEVLLRKSESKFRAMFETAPVAIMEIEISALKAAIQTLRKTGMDDFSAHLEDNSEFLVEAWDLVQMVDVNDAAVKLYRASGKSELLKTPSIFAPEAIDLFREIVLAIADETPVVEIETITRTCDRKLLNVLVRAALPVSSSPTKRAIITIMDITQLKQAQEALAMIKREWERTFDAVPDLLAIMDMKHRIIRVNKAMALRVGKRAEEIVGQHCFELFHQTRIPLQNCPHKKLITDGKQHVAEIVDDYLGGTFMVSVTPLTDDLGDLIGCVHVARDITERKRLEEKLTLLATSDPLTGLLNRRHFMESLGMAYRNAKRYGHPLSVCLCDLDYFKFINDTYGHQAGDKVLAVFGEIIRYELRSTDIAGRYGGDEFILAFPHTNATDARECLERVRLHLQRIVFKEDNSKFQTTCTAGIAELHHELNAAESLVRSADKALYEGKAQGRNQVVILKRT